In one Carassius carassius chromosome 12, fCarCar2.1, whole genome shotgun sequence genomic region, the following are encoded:
- the ripk1l gene encoding receptor-interacting serine/threonine-protein kinase 1 encodes MSTAASLSLMKSGDLIKKEPLDYGGFGEVYLCYHKTLGQVVLKTVYTGPPRNGRQKQSLLDEGSLMSRLSHQRVVKLLGVILEDGDYSLVMELIPKGNLLTMLETVPVPISVKGRIILEILEGMVYLTGNQVIHKDLKPENILVDKDFHIKIADLGLATSQVWSRLTKEESRRQSRLGKKSCARAAGTLCYMAPEHLKSINTRSSEKSDIYSFAIVVWVILTGREPYENARSEDQICHCVCQGERPDEALIPRETPQDITELMKTCWKEDPRDRPTFKDSHEKFVSFYQEKLEANVKADLESLMRSYEGPEEMVEKLKSLTTDSLAPEDPSLCSRDSPGPLRSSDIGPVEASIEDLSFRTPEESLLEMDAAPPSSPNLELKLAQEYNYHKYGSRIVDQPDASVYNPLPQQPASSRWTGEASSVKSWTKPSTHPNPEEELYPRPAGSFEGLHRPELASQLSVPYSERLPHHPLYNRIKSCPDGASPAAESFMLDSQPGLRFSPVVCPPSDSGWPVAISNASAIQIGSYNTMNLRVSDNSPFSSLSTGSISRSRYNEILLKYEEYTVTESHLEVVRQNVGGNWKQVARKLGLTDIDVDTIEHDYDRDGLAEKVHQTLERWKMKEGLLGITVGKLCRALEGCIKPNVLLQLLLKSQDAAGGP; translated from the exons ATGAGTACAGCAGCGAGCCTGAGTCTCATGAAGTCTGGAGATCTGATCAAGAAAGAGCCTCTGGATTATGGAGGGTTTGGGGAAGTGTACCTGTGTTACCACAAAACCCTGGGCCAGGTGGTGCTGAAGACGGTCTACACCGGACCCCCGCGcaacgg gcgtCAGAAGCAGTCTCTGCTGGACGAAGGCAGTCTGATGAGCAGGTTAAGTCATCAGAGAGTGGTCAAGCTGCTGGGGGTTATTCTGGAGGACGGAGACTATTCTTTAGTCATGGAGCTCATTCCTAAAGGAAACCTGCTCACCATGCTGGAGACG GTGCCTGTCCCAATATCTGTGAAAGGAAGGATCATTCTGGAGATCTTGGAGGGAATGGTTTATCTCACGGGGAACCAAGTCATCCACAAAGATCTCAAACCAGAGAACATCCTGGTGGACAAGGATTTCCACATCAAA ATCGCAGATCTGGGTCTGGCCACGTCTCAGGTGTGGAGCAGGCTGACGAAAGAGGAGTCTCGCAGACAGAGTCGTCTGGGCAAGAAGTCGTGTGCGCGCGCCGCAGGGACGCTGTGCTACATGGCTCCTGAGCACCTGAAGAGCATCAACACACGCTCCAGCGAGAAATCTGACATCTACAGCTTCGCCATCGTGGTGTGGGTCATCCTGACCGGCCGCGAGCCCTACGAGA ATGCCAGGAGTGAAGATCAGATCTGTCACTGTGTGTGTCAGGGCGAGCGTCCCGACGAAGCGCTGATCCCTCGAGAGACTCCTCAAGACATCACAGAGCTCATGAAGACGTGCTGGAAGGAAGACCCTCGTGACCGGCCCACGTTTAAAG atagcCATGAAAAATTTGTGAGTTTTTACCAGGAGAAGCTAGAAGCAAATGTAAAAGCAGATTTGGAAAGTCTGATG AGATCGTATGAGGGCCCAGAGGAGATGGTAGAAAAGCTGAAGTCCCTCACAACAGACTCACTCGCTCCTGAAG ACCCTTCGCTGTGTTCCAGAGACTCTCCAGGGCCCTTGAGGAGCTCAGACATCGGTCCGGTGGAGGCCAGCATTGAAGACCTCAGCTTCAGGACCCCTGAAGAGTCTCTGCTGGAGATGGACGCCGCGCCTCCCAGTTCTCCCAATCTAGAGCTCAAACTGGCACAAGAGTACAACTACCACAAGTACGGCAGTCGTATAGTGGATCAGCCGGACGCCAGCGTTTATAACCCGCTCCCGCAGCAGCCGGCCAGCAGCAGGTGGACCGGAGAGGCTTCTTCTGTCAAGTCTTGGACTAAACCCTCCACTCATCCAAACCCAGAGGAAGAGCTCTATCCCAGACCTGCGGGCTCTTTTGAGGGTTTGCACAGGCCAGAATTAGCGAGTCAGCTCTCCGTGCCGTATTCTGAGCGACTCCCTCATCATCCGCTGTACAATCGAATCAAGTCCTGTCCAGATGGTGCATCTCCTGCAGCCGAGTCTTTCATGCTGGATTCTCAGCCTGGCCTGCGTTTCTCGCCCGTCGTGTGTCCTCCATCTGACTCAG GGTGGCCTGTGGCCATCTCAAACGCCAGTGCGATTCAAATCGGGAGTTACAACACCATGAATTTGCGAGTCTCTGATAACAGCCCCTTCAGCTCGTTGTCCACTGGATCCATCAGCAGAAGCAGATATAATGAGATTCTACTGAAGTACG AGGAGTATACGGTCACTGAGAGCCACCTGGAGGTCGTGCGTCAGAACGTGGGGGGAAACTGGAAGCAGGTGGCTCGTAAACTGGGGCTGACAGATATAGACGTGGACACCATCGAGCACGACTACGACCGAGACGGCTTGGCAGAGAAGGTGCACCAGACGCTGGAGCGCTGGAAGATGAAGGAGGGCCTGCTGGGCATCACCGTGGGTAAACTGTGCCGTGCGCTGGAGGGCTGCATCAAGCCCAACGTCCTCCTGCAGCTGCTGCTGAAGTCTCAAGACGCCGCTGGAGGGCCTTGA
- the dusp22b gene encoding dual specificity protein phosphatase 22-B — protein sequence MGNGINKVLPDLYLGNFKDARDREQLARNNITHILSIHDTTAPILQEMTYLCIPAADSPTQNLIQHFKKSIKFMHESRLKGEGCLVHCLAGVSRSVTLVVAYVMTVTTLGWQEALSAVKVARPCASPNVGFQNQLQEFESSQLQQFREWLKEEYKENPFSDEEDVRDLLTQIPSSSAAENQDFEFS from the exons ATGGGAAACGGAATCAATAAG GTTCTTCCAGACCTGTACTTGGGCAATTTCAAAG ATGCCAGAGACAGGGAGCAACTAGCCAGAAACAACATCACACACATCCTCTCCATCCATGACACCACTGCGCCCATTCTACAG GAGATGACATATCTGTGTATCCCAGCAGCAGATTCGCCCACACAAAACCT AATTCAGCATTTTAAGAAGAGCATTAAATTCATGCATGAGTCCCGACTGAAAGGCGAGGGCTGTCTGGTTCACTG TCTGGCCGGCGTGTCTCGTAGCGTGACGCTGGTGGTGGCGTACGTCATGACCGTCACCACTCTGGGATGGCAGGAGGCTCTGTCTGCGGTGAAGGTGGCCAGACCGTGTGCTTCACCAAACGTGGGCTTCCAGAACCAGCTGCAGGAGTTTGAGAGCAGCCAGCTACAGCAG TTCAGAGAGTGGCTGAAGGAAGAGTATAAGGAGAACCCCTTCAGTGATGAGGAGGACGTTCGTGACCTGCTGACACAGATTCCCAGCTCCTCTGCGGCCGAGAACCAGGACTTTGAGTTCAGCTGA